The DNA segment AGTCAGGGGTCGGTTGCTGAGGGAATTTATTACTGCTAGAGGACAAGCCCTGAAACAGCTAACTCTGTCCAACTCTGTGTGCGTTATTGAATTCTCGTTTGATTCGGTCATTCTGAATTCAgctattttacataattttgcTTTGTGAATATGGTGCAGGAAATTAACTGACTCTTCTATAAAAGACATCTCTGAAAACTGTCCTAATTTAAGAGTGCTTGACCTGGCTAACGTATGCAAGCTGACGGATTGTGCTCTCGGTTACCTTGCAAATGGTTGTCAATTTCtggaaaaattgattttttgtcGCAACTCTTTCAGGCAAGTCTCATTCGAACGTTTATCTTATACATGATCCTGTGGTTTCTAAGGCTTTGAGAAACTTGGGATGTTACTCCGTTAAAGTACTCAGGCAATATGTTATTCTAGGAGACGTTACCAGTTTTCTCAATTTTCAAACAATACACATATTGTTATGGTCTTTGTGCTGTATGTCAAACTTGACCAGATGCTTCTCTCTTTGTAGCGATGAAGCTGTAGCTGCGTTTGTAGAAACCTCAGGCGGTTCACTGGTGGAACTATCACTAAACAACGTCAAGAAGGtatctgtctctctctctcccatcATGCCCAACAATCCATAGAGTCATCATGCTTAAGTCGCAATAACACATCTGTGTTATGTTTTCAGGTTGGTCACAACACGgccttagcccttgctaaattTTCAGAAAAGCTGCAGATTTTGGATGTTTCCTGGTGCAGAGATATGTCCGACAATGCACTAGGCTACATTGTGGATAGCTGTTCATCTCTGAAAGTGTTGAAAGTGTTTGGATGCACTCaggtaaataaatataaaaacatcaaaagatCCCACCGTCTTCTTCGTAAATGAAAGGAACAGACCTTGACTAGAAAACCGTTTTGTCTTTCTCTTTTGCAGGTTACGAACGCATTCGTTCTAGGTCACTCGAACCCTAATGTTGAGATCTTAGGTTTGAAGATGGATCCCTTCTTGAACCACCTTACAAAGAACCATGCAGATAGCTGAAAAAGCCATAATCTTATCTCTCTGCGTTGTTTGTTTTTGGAGGAGAATAGCAGAGACGGTTTTACTATTGTGTGTCTGAACATGCACCTTTTGGTCTTTATCTAGTATTTAATAAATAGCATCTGTAAGTTTTTGGTTTCGtgatatttaatcaaatatgCAAACTCCTTTCATAATTCATTAGGTTCAAAGGAGTATGGGTTTTAACTTTCTAAAAGTTATTTTTCGATCAGTCATTTCGGTTTGTTTCGAATTAATAGTACTACGTAAAAGTATAAAGCATTTCTAGATGTTTGTGGTTTCAATCCAAAGCTTAATGTAAATTTATCTACAACAATCGTACATGAAACTTTGAGTTATCACACACATTCCACATTAGACATTACATGATATAGAACCGTATTAACAATCACTTTTCTGCGTTTTGGTTCTATTCTCCCATTctcaaaacaaaaagtaaagaaaGGGAAGAGAGACAACACACATCGTTTCTTCTGAGTTATCTTGTGTACTGGAGCAAGAATGTATCATCTGATGATTCAGACTCTCCCATTTCAACGACCTGGTTCCATaacacaacatttttttttggtgtcaAGTCCCCTACATATCAATTTTCAGAGTAATGaatttgatgttttgttttACCTCGAAACCAGTCTTCTGGTATAGTTCCTGAGCAACTAAATTGTTTCTATGTACATGAACATATACTTGCTCAACTCCTGCATAACCAAATACATCCTCACATGGTTAAGATAATTCTCTCCAAAACGTTCTAATGGCTTAAGATACCAAATCATGACGCCGTTTTCTTATCTTTTCGGTTTTAACATTGTTATTACCATTCGATCTGGCTGATTCGACAGCGAAACGCAACATGTTGCAAGCAATACCCTGGCGGCGTGCTGATTTGGCAACACATAGATTAGCAATATAACCATACCTATTTGATCCTTCTCGGTTTATGGTGCAGAACAATTGAGACTTCACCTTTTCCTACACGTAATTGTTAACTTATTAGGAGGCGTAAAGGACGAAAAACTGAATACTAAAacgaaagatatatatatatataccccaGGAAAGGTCTCTCCTTGCAAGAAAAAACGAATGTTCAAATCAAGCGTCCCAACCACACTTTTGATAACAGAACGTTTAATGTGCTTCTCTTCCTTCTTTACCTGAAGAATACAAACAACAATAGCTGCTGATAAATTAAAAGAAGTCTTGACAAAGAAAAGAAGTGGAACAATTCTTTGTAAAATGTGCGGATGAATACAAGCATAGTGTATGAGTAAAACAGAGTTATACCGCAACGATACAGGAACATTTCTGGCCTTGGAGCCCTTTACATCTTCTTTTTATTGCATTGAACTCCTGAAAAAGTAATCGATTGAAGAAACGCTCCTCCCAGTTaaggaaaaagagagagaaagaaaaaaaaatcaataacctGCTCTGCAAATTTCCTTTTGAAGTTGTCAACATACCTGAACATTTTTTAATCAGACATCAACGCAAAATCTTGTAAACTATTACTACAGTCAATAATGAGATCATATCTTGGCTTGACCTTTCATTGGCACGATCTTCCCAGTGACTCTCTGCACGTAGCCACGCTGCTGTCTAATCACAAACTGGAACCAAGTCAATCTCGAGAAGAAGATGGGTTCGGAATCAAGAATTGTGTTACTCACCCAGTATTCTTCATCAAGAATGGCTTCTCGTGCTACGAATTTACCAAAATCCAATCGATCTTGCTGGAAAAGCTCATGCTCGGGAGGCTGCAAACGGTCGAATCTCAAACCCTCAGACCTTAATTGATCAACTTGAGGAATCTTAACAGAGAGTTCATCCTTCTTAGTCGTATCAGAAGATCTCGAATTGATCATCCTGAGTTGATCAAAATTAATCGAATCACAACCTCtcaaggaaaaataaaaaaaagaacaagtGGTGGACTCACATTCGCCATGGAGGAATAGTTCTCCTATATCGCTGCCGAGAAATTCGCGAGCGATTGTGCGTGATTCTAAGCAGCTCTGTCCGATGGATTGAAATCGTCGACATCGCAGCCGCCGAGAAAAATATTCTCCGTGTCGCAAGCAATTTGACCTTAGAATttggaaaaaagaaaagaaaaattctcCGAGAGAAATGTTGGATGAAAGGATAAACACGATAAGGACAAAATCGTCAATTGAGACTCGCCACATTTTACCTCAAGAAGAGGGTGTAGTGCTGGGAATATGAATCATTATCCGCGGGTCCTGCTCCATTTGACTCGCTGTAGGACGGGTGCGGATCGAgtgatttgaaaattttggtttGCAGTTGCGGATGCGGGTTGAGTGATTTTTATGCGGAGCGGGTGTGGATCAGCCAAAATTCAGTGCGGGTATCCGCCAACccgcaaaaactaaaaaaaaaagatttttttttttaaatattattttttaatggaaaatttttaaaaaataatttaattttaattataaatagattaatatttattatttttaataaaaattatttaaaatattaaattttattgttatttttaataaaaaaaatatttaaatattaaattttattgttatttttaataaaaaatatttaaattaataatttttaatattattaatattatccgCGGGTCTAGCGGATCACCCGCGGATTtaagcggggcgggtgcggatttcatattttcttcttgCGGGTCAAGCGGGTCAAATTTTTTGAGTAAAAAAATCAGTTTACTCGCGGGTTGGCGGGTCAGCGGGGCGGGTTTGACCCGCAACCCAGCTCTGGGTGGCGCCTAAAATCAGAACTGGTGAATCCAACGGTCAATATTGTGGAACGTGGCGAACTGGGAAGAACACATTAATTGGACTGTGCGGTTAAGAGCTTACTTATCTATCTTATTTCTGTTTTAACGtctaaacagtttttttttggatagaatgtaaaattaattcaaacccaaaaaaaaagcttGTTATAATCATCATATATAATTTCATTCGTGTTtcgtatatatttattattcaattatcaatacaatactaaaatgGGGATAATCTCAACTCTCAGCTATGCCACATCATCAAAAATATTCAACCaatcaatttttatattttttgccaCATGAGTAATAGAACCTAAGTTTCTTCTTTACGAATGAATCGGTGGAGCTCTTTTAATTCCGTTGAAACTAATCGTCTGTTCACCTTTCTCTTTGTCTCATTGTCACCCCTTAATTACAAGTCTGTATATCTTCCTCTTCACTTCGGTTCACAGATTCACTAACCGAAGATAAAGCTTTGAGACTTTCTCTCACACTCTTATAATTGGATCATACATGATGGTCTGTGGAAGGGATGCTTCGAAGAAGACGGTACGCCTTGCCGGAAACACATGGCAGCACGGTGAGTTCTTGATTTCATCTTAGGTTTTAATCGAATCTTTGCAGTTTGCACTCATGTTTATATATCATTAAAAGGTTTATTCTTTGGAACTTTGACTGATCTCTCTTAGAATCGATCTTTAGTTTTGATCAGTGAGAAGTGCACCGAGTTTTTCTGATGCTGCTATGGGAAGCATTTCACATCGTACTAAGGTCCTTGCAGAAGGAGGATGCAACAAGATTTCCCGACAAGCGTTTAAGAATGTTCTCGAAGAACAtctttaaaactcttttcaatgTTACATGTCAACCTCTGTGAGTGATTAGCTATTTTCTGAACATGTTTCAGGTTTCCGTACGACGCCAGAAGTTTACCGGAGAGATTTGTCATGGCGAGACCTTTAATGACTAGATTCACAATCACCAGGGAGAGAATTGCtggtgaaacaaaaaaaaatcaagcttTAACAAGTGTCTGATTTCGTTAGGGATCAAACCTGTGAGTTTCACAGATGTTAAGAGTGAAGTAATAGACTTTAGCTTCTGGGGATGAATTTTCAGTAACAGAGCTTGATATATATTCCATGACATGTAGTTGTATCTCCGAGAATTGACATGTAACATTGCATCATTGTTAAGGATTTGTCTCTACAATGTTCCTGAAAGGTAAAGCCTCTCCGGAGATGTTTACCTGAGTTTTCTGTGAGTGGAGAGCCTGACCTTCTTTATCTATATGTAGAAACATGGGATGAAGGAGTttaggaaaagaaagaagaaaaaacaaaaatttgttaTGTGGGTATCTTCATATGAGTCATGAGTCTCTTACACatgttttttaaatgaaattgtGAATTGGTTTACGTTTCTCTCTCAGGTTGAACATTTGGCGAGGGAAGAGAATACAATGGGTGGTTATGAGCTCTCTGGTCTATTCCTTACTTATGGTTTTACGGAGGTGCAGCTTATATATCGACAGTCATATTCAGTCCTATCATTGTTGTTAAGGTATATGTTTCAGGTTCTGCAATTCCTGTTatctaatatatgatgaaaatggtATTGTAACTGCAATTCCTGTTatctaatatatgatgaaaatggtATTGTAACTGCAATTCCTGTTAATTTTTACATGTAATTTGTTTAACCACACATGTGTTAATGCACCTTCAAGTGTATGGGCTCAAGTCGCAGCTTCTAGCTGTTAGTTCAACTTCAAGTGTTGCATTTTCTTATCCACTAGCAACGTTCTTTGGTACTGGTGAGACTTGCGAAGAGGTAATGCACCgtgtttgggaatatatataaaactcaaCAATTTAGATGTGTATATTGAGATACTCTGGTTTTACTTTATTTTCTGGGATtggatttgacattttttttatgtttagagGTTTTTGAATGGCTCTACACAAAATAACTAAACACCCTTTTTTCTACTTCTCAATATGATTACAGGACCCGGAATATCCAATGGCTATTCAGTGTGATGAGAAGCTCTGTCATCCTCTTGGATGTGAAAGCATTCAGCTGTGGGGATAAATGAGATGCTAATGCGCCAAATTTACAAGCAGTCATGTGATCAATAATGATTTTAAACTTCTTTATCCAACTGTCTCAGACTATGATGTTCGATATTATTATATCTTAACTTCTAAAGGTGAGCGACCAATTTCTTTTTGAATCCTAGACTGAGCATTCTTCAGGTTAGTAGTACTCcttcaaatattatattttattactatGATAGGTCTCTAAACATGATTGTACATGTTACTGATTTAGTGAAAATTCGCACTGATTCCTTTACATCCCACGTTTTCTCTTTCTGTGTGATTGCAGAGCTCGACAAAGCTTCACTAAAGTGGAAAGAGATTGAACGGTCTGAAGTAAAAAAGTACTCTCCCATTTTGGACAGTATTTAACGGCTCCACAGATCCCATGTTCTCTAACTGTGAGTGACAATGGACGCTTGGAGAAGACGACGAGCATTTGGACGGATGGACGAGTGAAATTGACGTCACCTCTGTTGTAGTCATAATTATCATCGCCATAGCCACTACTGGAGTGTAAATACAGTGGTTGGAGGAGGATAAGAAAAGGGGTTTAGGGTGTTGGAAGAGTGGCGCTGAAGATGGGTGCGATGGAGAGATATAGGGAGCGACAGAATCTGAAATTGCGGGAGAGAAGAGATGACTCTGTTGTTTTCCTGGACATAAATCTAGATATGGATAAGCTTCACAAGATTTTATGACTCCTTTGATTCGGCTCACTTCTAGAAATGGTTTTAGGGTTTGTTCCACGAAGAACCAACGTAGCAAATTTgcttaaaacaaaagaaatgatAAAATATGTTACATGTAAATACAACATGAGTCAGAAAAGTATCATGTAGAAAACCTATATCCTTTTCTAGATTAAGTAACAGATCCAAAACTCCACGAGTATGACCATGTTCATTGGCTTTCACCACTGTGGAGGTTTCCATATCCCCGTTTCCTACGCTGAAGATAAAAAAGAAACCATTTTAGTCAATGAAAAAGAACGCCAGATGCATAATCATAAATGTACCAGTCCATAACCAATGGTTTCTTTCAAATGTTACAAGCAAGCCCGCACCAGAAAGATCTAAACCAGAATATAGAAAggatattaaatatttattttgtcagTCACTCAATCAGGAGAAAAGTTACGAAGAAAAACAATAAGCAAAAAATAgacaaaaaatacaataaataggGATGATGACTacaatgtgtgtatatatatgtttgtgtaAAATTCTTTGTTGAAATAAATTTGAGATTATTTAGCAATTGCATGGGTGGTTGACATGATAAGTAACAACTAAATTTAGTTTGGTCTTCCAAACCAGCTGAATACTAATTTATGAAGTTATTTAGTTACATAACAACTGAATATGAATGTTTCTAAGGCTTCAATTGGTGACCGTctaattgaataaaaataaaaaataaaataatgaacaaaAATTCGGTTGAAGAAATGAGAAAATTAGAAATATAGGAATTTATGTTCAATTTATTTGTCATCGAAATTTGAAGaggatttttttcttaattttttcatCATTGAGGAATGAGAGGAATAGAGTGGAACCCATACGTgtaatttgacaaaaaaatttaacatgatTGGTATAGAAATTGAGAAATAAGAATTTcactattattttgtttataaaatgtgGTCACAAATTGAAGCCTAAGTTTATGAAAAGATTTACACAAAAAATTCTAGATTGTATACTATGATatcaaaaaactattttataaatgcatttacaaccaaaaagaaaaaaaaaataagacaatagtaaagaaagaaaagaacatTTATTTAACCAGCGATGATGAGGAGGACGATGCCAAGAAAGAAGAGCATAGGTTCCTCACTTAGTAAGCATGAGTGAGAGATCTTATTTTCTGGCAAAGAAACTTAGCTTAtttctgaagaaaaaaaagtcaGGTTTTTGAGAGAAGCCTAATTTtttctttggtttggttttgtttatgttttattttcatttgtattGTGTTCTAATGAACTACGCCCGGTTTGGAAGACAATACTCTTTTGTACTTTTGGTCATATTTTGACTTAAACTTATTCTCAATCATTAGATGGTTCGATTTGGTATAAAAAAATAACAGATTTAAATCATGAGTTATTTTACTCAGCCATTTCTTGGTCacttataaaacattttcaatATGTAACCAATGAACTTAATTTCTCAATTGAAATAAACCAAGTAAGAAGCCAATTAATATGTTGGTTTGTACTTCCTTTTGTGGACAGAAGACCTATAAACGTGAACTCAATAATTCTAAAACCATAACAATGGTTAAATCATCTGTAAATTTATCAAtcattttacataaaaataatcgaaataaaatagatttctgAATATAAGTAAAGTTTAATAATTGTCAGTCCATTTTCCTGACCATACTATATACAACTTCCAATGTAAAGAAAAAACACAATTGTGAGTTTTAACCATTTTGAATTCATTGAAAAACAatgaatacaaaaaataattaagatctttctattattttgtaatttatgataaattctaatatacatttacaaatacaaatacaaatattaagttataaattttaaaaccatagaagaaaacccgggcgtagcccggaacaGTCCCTAGTATTCAATAATGTTACGTAAATAatagaaagtaaaaaaagaaaaattgcgCTTAAACGAAAGAAGAAAAAGTATACCAGTAAGAGAGGAAGATATTATAAATGTTTAGAAGGGGGCGAAGTAAAATGATCGTATTACAATTTCTTTTATAGGCAGAAAATTCGACTAATAATATTGTAAGTATTAATGGCATGAGCTCCATCTCCATTTCCTTACAAAACCCTCTTGACTTTGAATTAAACGCTCAGGTGCTCCTGCccgaaaaaaaaatgatctgaGATACTCCTGCCCGAAACTGACCGGATTTTGAATTTAATATATCTTTAATTAAAtcagaaaatttattaaaagacCACAGAGCCAACATAAACTTACATAATTACAATCCAACCAGGGCCATTTCGCGGACCATCCAGACCCGATCCATAAATTCGGATCTATTTCACCTTAACTTCCGAAACCTTTATATGACTTAGTGTAATTGTAAACTTTGGTATAACTGTGTAGCGTAATAAAACCtgaacaaataaatattatccCAGTTACAAAGTTATGCTAAATTGAACTAAATCGCACATTGAGTACTCCACATTTAGATTGCAATTTATTATTACGTTATTGTTCGGCCACATGTGTTGTTATTGATATATTTAGTGaagttcaaataaaaagattagtTTATAGATATAACTAGAGTAATTACATAATGTTTATAGATAGAACTAGAGAAATAACAGAGCATAACAGCTCATCAACTTAACAACTTAGTAAAACTAGATAAAACTTCTACTAATCTTCAATTGGCCATGTGCGAGCAGTCAAGTGTATTTGGAAGCAGAAGTCAAACGCTGCACAATTCCAGAAACAACGATCGCATTTCCACCATTATCGTGATCCATCTAGGGAGACTTTAAACTCTGGAGGGTCTATGTGGGAACACCAGCAATCACGTGGCACATTAGGATCTATCCTTTCAGCCATAGATAGAAACATGCCAGGTTTATCGTAATCCCAATGGCCTGAGAGTTGCCAACTACAGATGATTTGAAACATCTTATCAACATGTTGACGAGTAAAGGCAGGGTAGTTGTGAACAATTCCCCTCCGATCAACGCTAAAGGCTAAGTTCATCATTCCATCAACATACTGGGCCAACTCGCATCCTCTCTCACCAGCAAAATGGATTTTTTCTCATCCTTCATCAACTAAATGGAGGACGAAGAACTCATACATACCTCTCAAGTATATGGCCTCTGGATTACCCGAACGGTAGCATTTAAGCCTGAATGTTCGAACAGCACTGACCTCGTCTACCCAGTCATTCAGGTAAATGAGATTGGCCGATCTGTAGAAGTGATCTTCTCTTCCAACTTCGTTGAACCCGGGAAAAGCAATCCTTGCAGAACCAAAATCCCGGATATTCATCGTTGCTACCGTAGAGAGAATCTTATGAAGCATTGAAGGAGGGAGAGAATCCATGTCTAAAtctgataaaagaaaaaatgttattgtGTGAGAGAGATGAGGGAAATTGTAGAGATTCGAAATTGTATGTAATTGTAGAGTGTAATTGTAGAAGTGATAAACCATTTATAGGTGATTTGATGGACTCCTCGAGAAGACATGACTTCTGTGACACGCCTTTTCAATAACAGTCGCGTCTGTTGGAATTGAAACTTTGTAAGACTATAATTTATTAAGATATATCTAACTATATTTAATGAAGTTGAACAGTGGCGTGTCCATTTAAGGTTGATTTGATGAGTATTATTACTTGATTGACTCAGGTTGATTTGATGAGTATTATTACTTGATTGACTCGAGACTCCCCCGAGATTAAACCATTTCTCTCCTCGAGAAAGCATAACTACTTCAACTTATCTAACACGCTTTCTGACTGCAATAGTCGCCTCTCCTGAATTTTAACATACATAAATATGTATAAGTAAGTGAAACTCGTGGAGATCACGTTATGAAACTAAGCAAAACGTAACAATTTAGATTGTATGaaaatttgaaactataaaaaactTAACGAAATTTAGATATtatatcgttttattttttaaaatatggtcaGTTTCCAGGTTAATTTGATGAGTATTATTACTTGATTGACTCGAGACTCCCCCGAGATTAAACCATTTCTCTCCCCGAGAAAGCATAACTACTTCAACTTATCTAACACGCTTTCTGACTGCAACAGTCGCCTCTCCTGAATtttagcatacataaatatgtatAAGTAAGTGAAACTCGTGGAGATCACGGgctaaatttataaaactaagCAAAACGTAACAATTTAGATTGTATGAAAATTTGAAACTATACAAAACTTAACGAAATTTAGATATtatatcgttttattttttaaaatatggtcaGTTTCCAAAATGTATAAGTTAGTGAATATATTTAGAGTTCATATATTTAATGATAGCAACTACCAGTGTAGGAGATAATCAATGAAAAggataatattaattttgagaaaaaaccTGTAATTTAATGAACTATTAGAATCTACTACTCCCATTTTTGCCCGAGGTTGATAGACTCGTGGAACGAACACGACATTTGATAGACTCGTCGAAAGGAAAACACGTCCCCACGACTTCTCTTGTGAAAAAGTCTCTTTTAATAATCATTACACTTCCGAGTATCATTTATACGCTACATCTCTTGCATTTAAGAGAATTCTGCATTTAAACACTCACTGTTACTCCATCTCCTCTCTCATCTCTTCTCTCATCTCTGCGAATactccatctcttctctcatCTCTCAAAAAACACAAGATGGCAGAGTACGATAAGCTTTCCGAGGTTACTTATAACCCGGCGGTCAGGGCTTGGCGTTTCAGAGTGAAACTACACAGGATCTACCCTTTCTATTCCTGTGTTACCAACAGTGGGCCTTACTATAACTATATCCTCGCAGATGAAGATGTAAGTGTATATCATCATCTCTCAATTGTGTAATAAACATGTAACCGTCAGAAATAAAAACTTGATCCTTGTAACATGTAATAAACATGATCTTT comes from the Brassica napus cultivar Da-Ae chromosome A7, Da-Ae, whole genome shotgun sequence genome and includes:
- the LOC106432267 gene encoding uncharacterized protein LOC106432267 isoform X1: MSTISIHRTELLRITHNRSRISRQRYRRTIPPWRMMINSRSSDTTKKDELSVKIPQVDQLRSEGLRFDRLQPPEHELFQQDRLDFGKFVAREAILDEEYWFVIRQQRGYVQRVTGKIVPMKGMLTTSKGNLQSRLLIFFSFSLFFLNWEERFFNRLLFQEFNAIKRRCKGLQGQKCSCIVAVKKEEKHIKRSVIKSVVGTLDLNIRFFLQGETFPGEKVKSQLFCTINREGSNRYGYIANLCVAKSARRQGIACNMLRFAVESARSNGVEQVYVHVHRNNLVAQELYQKTGFEVVEMGESESSDDTFLLQYTR
- the LOC106432267 gene encoding uncharacterized protein LOC106432267 isoform X2, with amino-acid sequence MSTISIHRTELLRITHNRSRISRQRYRRTIPPWRMMINSRSSDTTKKDELSVKIPQVDQLRSEGLRFDRLQPPEHELFQQDRLDFGKFVAREAILDEEYWTAAWLRAESHWEDRANERYVDNFKRKFAEQEFNAIKRRCKGLQGQKCSCIVAVKKEEKHIKRSVIKSVVGTLDLNIRFFLQGETFPGEKVKSQLFCTINREGSNRYGYIANLCVAKSARRQGIACNMLRFAVESARSNGVEQVYVHVHRNNLVAQELYQKTGFEVVEMGESESSDDTFLLQYTR